CTGTTCCGCGATCTGGTCGGGCGTGATCGGCAAATGCTCGGACATGGTCGGCGTATGGATGCCGCCGGTGACGGCGCAGGTGATGATGACCTTGCTCATGGGCGTCTCCCTTGCTTTTCGTTTCAGGCCGGCAGGATGGCGACGGCGCGTGTCCAGCCGGCGGACCCGTTGCGGACCTTCACCGGCAGGCAACTGACCATGAAGCCGGTTGCCGGCAGCGCTTCGAGATTATGCAGCTTCTCGATCTGGCAGTAGCCGGCCTCGCGCCCGGCCTTATGGCCCTCCCAGATCAGCGAGGCGTCGCCCGTCTCGGCGAAACGCCGGGCGGTGTGGCTGAACGGAGCATCCCAGCTCCAGCCATCGGTCCCGACGACCTTGATCCCTTGGCGGACGAGATGCAGCGTGGCCTCGCGGCCGAAGCCGCAGCCGGAGTCGATATAATCGGCCTGTCCGTAGCGGCTGCCGGCTCGGGTGTTGGCGATAACGATATCGAGCGGGCTGAGGCGATGGTCGATCCGCTCCAGCTCGGCGTCGATCTCGGCGGGGGTGACGACGTGACCATCCGGAAGATGGCGGAAATCGAGCTTCACGCCCGGCTGCAGGAACCACTCCAGCGGGCATTCGTCGATCTTCAGGGCAGGGGCGCCGCCATCCTGCGTCGGATGGTAATGCCAGGGCGCGTCGACATGGGTGCCGTTATGCGTCGAGATCGTCGCAAGCTCGACGGCCCAGCCCATAGCGTCCGGGAGTTGCTCAGGCTTCAGGCCGGGAAAAGCCGCAGCGATGTCCTTCGCGGTGCCCTCATGGGTGCGGTAGTCGATCCTGACCTTCTGGAAAGGCGGATCGGCAGGCACATCGTTTTCGAGCGGGATCGAGAGATCGACGAGGCGCCCGGTCGGCATCATGCTGGTTTCCTTCCCGTCCCGATGTGCTC
Above is a genomic segment from Bosea sp. NBC_00550 containing:
- a CDS encoding cyclase family protein — translated: MMPTGRLVDLSIPLENDVPADPPFQKVRIDYRTHEGTAKDIAAAFPGLKPEQLPDAMGWAVELATISTHNGTHVDAPWHYHPTQDGGAPALKIDECPLEWFLQPGVKLDFRHLPDGHVVTPAEIDAELERIDHRLSPLDIVIANTRAGSRYGQADYIDSGCGFGREATLHLVRQGIKVVGTDGWSWDAPFSHTARRFAETGDASLIWEGHKAGREAGYCQIEKLHNLEALPATGFMVSCLPVKVRNGSAGWTRAVAILPA